From a region of the Nitrospira sp. genome:
- the ald gene encoding alanine dehydrogenase, producing MVIGVPKEIKDYEFRVSVTPDGVRALRQAGHQVLVEPTAGQGSGFSDEAYRQAGAEIAQSKEDVFHRAELIVKVKEPQLSECALFRPGQVLFTYLHLASLPDLTKALMAAGITAIAYETVEARDRSLPMLRPMSEIAGRLSVQVGAHYLGTVQGGRGVLLAGVPGVLPGHVVVIGAGIVGTSAVRIAVGLGARVTVINLDVDRLRMLDDLYGGRIATCAASASAIERAVVEADVVIGAVLVPGARAPKVISRNLVERMQPGSVIVDVAVDQGGCCETTTPTTHSNPVYGVNGVVHYCVTNMPGIVPHTSTRALTNATLPYLLRLASEGVERAIRSDPGMAKGVNVMQGTITCQAVAESHGLRFTPLL from the coding sequence CCCAAAGAGATCAAGGACTACGAATTCCGCGTGAGTGTCACGCCGGACGGTGTGCGGGCGTTGCGACAAGCCGGCCATCAGGTGTTGGTTGAACCGACGGCCGGGCAGGGAAGCGGGTTTTCTGACGAAGCCTATCGACAGGCGGGTGCCGAGATTGCGCAATCCAAGGAAGACGTGTTTCACCGGGCAGAGCTCATCGTGAAGGTCAAAGAGCCTCAATTGTCGGAGTGCGCGCTGTTTCGGCCGGGCCAGGTGCTGTTTACCTATTTGCACTTGGCGTCGTTGCCGGATCTGACCAAGGCCTTGATGGCGGCTGGGATCACCGCGATCGCCTATGAGACTGTCGAGGCCAGGGATCGCAGCCTGCCGATGTTACGGCCGATGAGTGAAATCGCCGGGCGGTTGTCCGTACAAGTGGGCGCGCACTACCTCGGGACTGTCCAAGGGGGGCGCGGAGTCTTGTTGGCCGGAGTTCCCGGGGTTCTGCCAGGGCATGTGGTGGTGATCGGTGCGGGTATCGTGGGAACGTCGGCCGTCCGGATCGCCGTCGGCTTGGGCGCACGAGTGACGGTGATCAATCTGGATGTGGATCGACTGCGGATGCTCGACGATCTCTACGGGGGGCGCATCGCGACCTGTGCGGCTTCCGCCTCCGCCATCGAGCGGGCGGTCGTGGAGGCAGACGTGGTCATCGGCGCGGTGCTGGTCCCTGGTGCACGGGCGCCCAAAGTGATCTCCCGCAACCTCGTGGAACGGATGCAGCCGGGTTCCGTGATTGTCGATGTGGCCGTGGATCAGGGCGGCTGCTGTGAAACGACCACGCCCACTACGCACTCGAATCCCGTTTATGGCGTGAACGGGGTTGTGCACTATTGCGTCACCAATATGCCAGGGATCGTGCCGCATACCTCGACGAGAGCGTTGACCAATGCGACACTCCCATACCTGCTCCGTCTTGCCTCGGAAGGGGTGGAGCGAGCCATTCGGTCGGACCCAGGGATGGCCAAGGGGGTAAACGTGATGCAGGGTACAATTACGTGTCAGGCAGTGGCCGAATCTCACGGCTTGCGTTTTACCCCTCTCTTGTAA